In Streptomyces sp. NBC_01426, one genomic interval encodes:
- the moaA gene encoding GTP 3',8-cyclase MoaA, translated as MLLDTYGRVATDLRVSLTDRCNLRCTYCMPEEGLQWLGKSDLLSDEEIVRLIRIAVTRLGITEVRFTGGEPLLRPGLVGIVEQCAALEPRPRMSLTTNGIGLKRTAQALKAAGLDRVNVSLDTLRPEVFKTLTRRDRHKDVIEGMAAARAAGLTPVKVNAVLMPGLNDDEAPDLLAWAVENEYELRFIEQMPLDAQHGWKRDGMITAGDILQSLRTRFTLTEEGADERGSAPAERWVVDGGPATVGVIASVTRPFCGACDRTRLTADGQIRTCLFATEESDLRAALRSDAPDEEIARLWKVAMWGKKAGSGLDDPTFLQPDRPMSAIGG; from the coding sequence GTGCTTCTCGACACCTATGGCCGCGTGGCCACTGACCTGCGCGTCTCGCTCACCGACCGGTGCAACCTGCGCTGTACGTACTGCATGCCCGAGGAGGGTCTGCAGTGGCTCGGCAAGTCCGACCTGCTCAGCGACGAAGAGATCGTCCGGCTGATCCGCATCGCGGTGACCCGGCTCGGCATCACCGAGGTGCGTTTCACCGGAGGAGAACCGCTGCTGCGGCCCGGTCTGGTCGGGATCGTCGAACAGTGCGCGGCCCTGGAGCCCCGCCCCAGGATGTCCCTCACCACCAACGGCATCGGCCTCAAGCGCACCGCACAGGCGCTCAAGGCCGCCGGCCTCGACCGAGTCAACGTTTCCCTGGACACGCTGCGGCCCGAGGTCTTCAAGACCCTCACCCGCCGCGACCGGCACAAGGACGTCATCGAGGGCATGGCCGCCGCCCGCGCCGCCGGCCTGACACCCGTCAAGGTCAACGCCGTACTGATGCCCGGACTCAACGACGACGAGGCCCCCGACCTCCTCGCCTGGGCCGTGGAGAACGAGTACGAGCTCCGCTTCATCGAACAGATGCCGCTCGACGCCCAGCACGGCTGGAAGCGCGACGGCATGATCACCGCCGGCGACATCCTCCAGTCCCTGCGCACCCGCTTCACCCTCACCGAGGAGGGCGCGGACGAACGCGGCTCCGCCCCGGCCGAACGCTGGGTCGTCGACGGCGGCCCGGCCACCGTCGGCGTCATCGCCTCGGTCACCCGCCCGTTCTGCGGGGCCTGTGACCGCACCCGGCTGACGGCCGACGGCCAGATCCGCACCTGCCTGTTCGCCACCGAGGAGTCCGACCTGCGGGCCGCCCTGCGCTCGGACGCCCCGGACGAGGAGATCGCCCGCCTGTGGAAGGTGGCGATGTGGGGCAAGAAGGCCGGGTCCGGCCTCGACGACCCGACCTTCCTCCAGCCCGACCGCCCGATGTCCGCCATCGGCGGTTAG
- a CDS encoding S8 family peptidase, translating into MAHLGTGHRRRALAVPVGLALTASLALLPSVAASAAPLGNTADAVATAKPDTSGPKLSYVANLTAYGTVKQAKKAIEKAGGTVVTSHEQIGVVVAHSQNPEFARQLRAQRSLFVSVGATRTAPLSPVQTTEEGATQRLSAADAAKAAAKATAGQEPLESNQWDLRAIKADEAHKINDGSRNVTVGVIDTGVDDTHPDLAPNFSKGQSANCVGGVPDTTEGAWRPYADGSDHGTHVAGTIAAARNDLGISGVAPGVKVAAIKVSEPGTSLFYTEAVVCGFMFAAEKGIEVTNNSYYVDPWNYTCKSDDDQKALVEAIARATKYAERKGVLSVASAGNSDHDLAGPSIEDTTSPNDTTAVPRTIDPKVCLDLPTQLPGVVTVTATGDQGLRSYYSSYGLGVADVAGPGGDKWQVPATPDANGRVLSTLPGGGYGYKQGTSMAAPHVAGVVALLKSKHPSATPSQLQALLKAQATKQACPDKIYDGAGALIDATTCKSKWGQTGYYGSGVVNALRAVK; encoded by the coding sequence ATGGCTCACCTGGGAACCGGTCACCGGCGGCGCGCACTCGCCGTTCCGGTCGGACTGGCACTCACCGCCTCGCTCGCCCTCCTCCCCTCCGTCGCGGCTTCCGCCGCCCCGTTGGGCAACACGGCGGACGCGGTGGCGACGGCCAAGCCCGACACCTCCGGCCCCAAGCTGTCGTACGTGGCGAACCTGACCGCGTACGGGACGGTGAAGCAGGCGAAGAAGGCCATCGAGAAGGCCGGCGGAACGGTGGTGACCTCGCACGAGCAGATCGGGGTCGTCGTCGCGCACTCCCAGAACCCCGAGTTCGCCAGGCAACTGCGCGCCCAGCGCAGCCTGTTCGTGTCGGTCGGCGCCACCCGGACGGCCCCGCTGTCCCCGGTGCAGACCACCGAGGAGGGCGCGACCCAGCGGCTGAGCGCGGCGGACGCCGCGAAGGCGGCGGCGAAGGCCACGGCGGGCCAGGAGCCCCTGGAGTCGAACCAGTGGGACCTGCGGGCGATCAAGGCCGACGAGGCCCACAAGATCAACGACGGCAGCCGCAACGTGACGGTGGGCGTCATCGACACGGGTGTGGACGACACCCACCCGGACCTCGCCCCGAACTTCTCCAAGGGCCAGTCCGCCAACTGCGTGGGCGGTGTCCCCGACACCACCGAGGGCGCCTGGCGTCCGTACGCGGACGGCAGCGACCACGGCACCCACGTCGCGGGCACCATCGCGGCCGCGCGCAACGACCTCGGCATCAGCGGTGTCGCGCCCGGCGTGAAGGTCGCCGCGATCAAGGTGAGCGAGCCGGGGACCAGCCTCTTCTACACCGAGGCCGTCGTCTGTGGGTTCATGTTCGCCGCCGAGAAGGGGATCGAGGTGACCAACAACAGCTACTACGTCGACCCCTGGAACTACACCTGCAAGTCGGACGACGACCAGAAGGCGCTGGTGGAGGCCATCGCGCGGGCGACGAAGTACGCGGAGCGCAAGGGTGTCCTGAGCGTGGCCTCGGCCGGCAACTCGGACCACGACCTGGCCGGTCCCTCGATCGAGGACACCACCAGCCCGAACGACACCACCGCCGTGCCGCGCACCATCGACCCGAAGGTCTGCCTCGACCTTCCCACCCAGCTCCCCGGCGTGGTCACCGTGACCGCCACCGGCGACCAGGGCCTTCGCTCGTACTACTCCAGCTACGGGCTGGGCGTCGCCGACGTCGCGGGCCCCGGTGGCGACAAGTGGCAGGTGCCGGCCACGCCGGACGCCAACGGTCGGGTGCTGTCCACCCTCCCGGGCGGCGGCTACGGCTACAAGCAGGGCACCTCGATGGCCGCCCCGCACGTCGCGGGCGTCGTGGCGCTGCTCAAGAGCAAGCACCCCTCCGCCACGCCGTCGCAGCTCCAGGCGCTGCTGAAGGCCCAGGCCACGAAGCAGGCCTGCCCGGACAAGATCTACGACGGCGCCGGCGCGCTGATCGACGCCACCACCTGCAAGAGCAAGTGGGGTCAGACCGGCTACTACGGCTCCGGCGTGGTGAACGCGCTCCGCGCCGTGAAGTAG
- a CDS encoding lysoplasmalogenase, with protein sequence MSATESRTPSWARDTAPDGGRRALVGRIALAAFAVAAAVDLGSLLADWHLGHVLAKPLLMPLLVAHVIALGAPRLLVAALLFGWGGDLALLFDADVAFLVGMGSFALGHVCYLVLFGRRATNPLLGAAYALALVGTVTLLWSDLPAELRVPVAGYSLLLTAMAYRSSALGVRAGIGGALFLLSDTLIATGVAEWPQLPRPDFWIMATYLAAQYLLATGVRPREAGVR encoded by the coding sequence GTGAGCGCCACCGAGTCCCGCACGCCGTCCTGGGCGCGGGATACCGCCCCCGACGGCGGACGACGGGCCCTCGTCGGCCGGATCGCCCTCGCCGCGTTCGCCGTCGCCGCGGCCGTCGACCTCGGCTCGCTGCTCGCCGACTGGCACCTCGGGCACGTCCTCGCCAAACCCCTGCTGATGCCGCTGCTCGTCGCCCACGTGATCGCGCTCGGCGCCCCCCGACTTCTGGTCGCCGCCCTGCTGTTCGGCTGGGGCGGTGACCTGGCCCTGCTCTTCGACGCCGATGTCGCGTTCCTGGTCGGCATGGGCTCCTTCGCCCTCGGCCACGTCTGCTACCTCGTCCTCTTCGGCCGGCGCGCGACCAACCCCCTCCTCGGCGCCGCGTACGCCCTCGCCCTCGTCGGCACCGTCACGCTGCTCTGGAGCGACCTGCCGGCCGAGCTGCGCGTCCCCGTCGCCGGATACAGCCTGCTGCTCACCGCCATGGCCTACCGCTCCAGCGCCCTCGGCGTGCGCGCCGGGATCGGCGGCGCGCTGTTCCTGCTGTCCGACACCCTCATCGCGACCGGGGTCGCCGAATGGCCCCAGCTGCCCCGGCCCGACTTCTGGATCATGGCCACCTACCTGGCGGCCCAGTACCTGCTGGCCACCGGCGTGCGCCCCCGGGAGGCAGGCGTACGGTAG
- a CDS encoding DUF485 domain-containing protein codes for MTLEAAAPPPPGGAGPHHPAGPTAEEFTSVQHSPEFAELRCSYRSFAFPLTVAFLAWYLLYVLLSNYAGGFMGTRLFGNINVALVLGLGQFATTFLIAWLYSRHAAAKLDPKASAIKARMEAGE; via the coding sequence GTGACCCTCGAAGCAGCAGCCCCACCACCGCCCGGCGGCGCGGGGCCGCACCACCCGGCCGGCCCCACCGCCGAAGAGTTCACGAGCGTCCAGCACAGCCCCGAGTTCGCCGAACTGCGGTGCTCCTACCGCTCGTTCGCCTTCCCGCTCACCGTGGCGTTCCTCGCCTGGTACCTGCTCTACGTGCTGCTGTCCAACTACGCGGGCGGCTTCATGGGGACCAGGCTCTTCGGGAACATCAACGTCGCCCTCGTCCTCGGCCTCGGCCAGTTCGCGACCACCTTCCTGATCGCCTGGCTGTACTCGCGGCACGCCGCCGCCAAGCTCGACCCCAAGGCCTCGGCCATCAAGGCGCGGATGGAGGCCGGGGAATGA
- a CDS encoding GlsB/YeaQ/YmgE family stress response membrane protein, protein MEWVWAIIVGFVLGLIARAILPGKQHQPLWLTTIFGILGALLGNAVSRWIGVEDTKGIDWIRHLLQLAGAVLIVGLGDMLYLAIRGNKRQTT, encoded by the coding sequence ATGGAATGGGTTTGGGCGATCATCGTCGGTTTTGTGCTGGGCCTGATTGCCCGGGCCATCCTGCCGGGCAAGCAGCACCAGCCACTCTGGCTGACCACCATCTTCGGCATCCTCGGAGCGCTCCTCGGCAACGCCGTCTCCCGGTGGATCGGCGTCGAGGACACCAAGGGCATCGACTGGATCCGCCACCTGCTGCAACTCGCCGGAGCGGTCCTGATCGTCGGCCTGGGCGACATGCTCTACCTGGCCATCCGGGGCAACAAGCGGCAGACGACCTGA
- a CDS encoding sterol desaturase family protein, translated as MPNLPDVVLWSIPAFVLLTVIEVVSYRLHPDEDAAGYDTKDAATSITMGLGSIGFDLLWKIPVVAVFTAVYELTPLRVPFLWWTALLMLLVQDFLYYWQHRLHHVIRILWACHVVHHSSKRFNLTTALRQPWTSATTWWFYLPMVALGVHPAAIPFCYGINLLYQFWVHTERIGKLPRPYEYVFNTPSHHRVHHASQGGYLDRNFGGILIIWDRVFGSWVGETDRPVYGLTKNIATHNPLRVATHEYAAIARDVRAAGSWSERAGRVFRGPGWQPAATATPGSPAAAPVPSPGSPGSPGSPGGEPAPTPQASRASSQAEQAPASEHAA; from the coding sequence GTCATCGAGGTGGTCAGTTACCGGCTCCATCCCGACGAGGACGCCGCCGGGTACGACACCAAGGACGCCGCCACGAGCATCACCATGGGGCTGGGCAGCATCGGCTTCGACCTGCTCTGGAAGATCCCGGTCGTCGCGGTCTTCACCGCCGTCTACGAACTCACCCCGCTGCGCGTGCCGTTCCTGTGGTGGACCGCCCTGCTGATGCTCCTCGTCCAGGACTTCCTGTACTACTGGCAGCACCGCCTCCACCACGTGATCCGCATCCTGTGGGCCTGCCACGTGGTCCACCACAGCAGCAAGCGGTTCAACCTCACCACCGCCCTGCGCCAGCCCTGGACCAGCGCCACCACCTGGTGGTTCTACCTGCCCATGGTGGCGCTCGGCGTCCACCCGGCGGCGATCCCGTTCTGCTACGGCATCAACCTGCTCTACCAGTTCTGGGTCCACACCGAGCGCATCGGGAAGCTGCCGCGGCCCTACGAGTACGTCTTCAACACCCCCTCCCACCACCGCGTCCACCACGCCTCGCAGGGCGGCTACCTGGACCGCAACTTCGGCGGCATCCTGATCATCTGGGACCGTGTGTTCGGGTCCTGGGTCGGGGAGACCGACCGGCCCGTCTACGGCCTCACCAAGAACATCGCCACCCACAACCCGCTGCGCGTGGCCACCCACGAATACGCCGCCATCGCCCGCGACGTACGTGCCGCCGGAAGTTGGAGCGAGCGCGCCGGCCGGGTCTTCCGCGGCCCCGGCTGGCAGCCCGCCGCGACCGCCACCCCCGGCTCCCCGGCCGCCGCCCCCGTGCCCTCCCCGGGCTCCCCGGGCTCCCCGGGCTCCCCGGGCGGCGAACCCGCACCGACCCCGCAGGCGTCCCGGGCCTCCTCGCAGGCCGAGCAGGCCCCCGCCTCCGAGCACGCCGCGTGA
- a CDS encoding DUF3099 domain-containing protein encodes MGLAEDVRGRQRRYVISMVIRTLSVIATVVLWNVERHVAIVTLVAGALLPYVAVVIANAGRESTPSLPSHFVPAPVLPALEPGNLKKTSDQS; translated from the coding sequence ATGGGTCTCGCCGAGGACGTGCGGGGACGGCAACGCAGGTACGTCATCTCGATGGTGATCAGGACCCTGTCGGTCATCGCCACGGTGGTCCTGTGGAACGTGGAGCGTCACGTGGCGATCGTGACGCTCGTCGCGGGCGCCCTGCTGCCGTACGTCGCCGTGGTCATCGCGAACGCCGGCCGCGAGTCGACGCCCTCCCTCCCCTCACACTTCGTACCGGCCCCTGTGCTCCCCGCACTGGAGCCCGGAAACCTCAAGAAAACCTCAGATCAATCATGA
- a CDS encoding zinc-dependent alcohol dehydrogenase family protein, which translates to MRATVIHAPHDIRVEEVPDAAIRRPEDAVVRVLRACICGSDLWAYRGEAAREPGQRIGHEFLGIVEETGSAVTDLRAGDLVVAPFMWSDGTCRYCAEGLHTSCVDGGFWGSVGHDGGQGEAVRVPHADGTLVKLPADAASDDHLLTALLALSDVMGTGHHAALGAGVRKGSTVAVVGDGAVGLCGVLAAKRLGADRIIALGRHTARTDIATLFGATDIVAERGEAAEAAVRELTAGQGAHAVIEAVGTEQSMRTAVNITRDGGAIGYVGVPHGSGTGLDLDVMFDRNLTLRGGVAPVRAYIPELLADVLSGAIDPSPVFDRAISLDEVPDGYRAMDDRSALKVLITP; encoded by the coding sequence ATGCGCGCCACCGTCATCCACGCCCCGCACGACATCCGCGTGGAGGAGGTGCCCGACGCCGCGATCCGGCGTCCCGAGGACGCCGTCGTCCGCGTACTGCGCGCCTGCATCTGCGGCAGCGACCTCTGGGCCTACCGCGGCGAGGCCGCGCGCGAGCCCGGTCAGCGGATCGGCCACGAGTTCCTCGGCATCGTCGAGGAAACCGGCTCCGCCGTCACCGACCTGCGCGCCGGCGACCTGGTCGTGGCCCCCTTCATGTGGTCCGACGGCACCTGCCGGTACTGCGCCGAAGGCCTCCACACCTCGTGCGTGGACGGCGGCTTCTGGGGCTCGGTCGGGCACGACGGCGGCCAGGGCGAGGCCGTCCGCGTTCCGCACGCCGACGGCACCCTGGTCAAACTGCCCGCCGACGCGGCCTCCGACGACCACCTGCTGACCGCTCTGCTGGCGCTGTCCGACGTCATGGGCACCGGCCACCACGCCGCGCTCGGCGCCGGCGTCCGCAAGGGCTCCACGGTCGCCGTCGTCGGTGACGGCGCGGTCGGCCTGTGCGGCGTCCTCGCCGCGAAGCGCCTCGGCGCCGACCGGATCATCGCGCTGGGCCGCCACACCGCCCGCACCGACATCGCCACGCTCTTCGGCGCCACCGACATCGTCGCCGAACGCGGCGAGGCCGCCGAGGCGGCCGTCCGCGAACTGACCGCCGGCCAGGGCGCGCACGCGGTCATCGAGGCCGTCGGCACCGAGCAGTCCATGCGCACGGCCGTCAACATCACCCGCGACGGCGGGGCCATCGGCTACGTCGGCGTCCCGCACGGCAGCGGCACCGGCCTGGACCTCGACGTGATGTTCGACCGCAACCTGACCCTGCGCGGCGGCGTCGCGCCGGTGCGCGCGTACATCCCGGAGCTGCTCGCGGACGTGCTCAGCGGCGCGATCGACCCGTCCCCCGTCTTCGACCGGGCGATCTCCCTGGACGAGGTCCCGGACGGCTACCGCGCGATGGACGACCGCAGCGCCCTCAAGGTGCTCATCACGCCGTAG
- the tyrS gene encoding tyrosine--tRNA ligase → MTDIVDELKWRGLFSLSTDEEALRKAFADGPVTFYCGFDPTAASLHVGHLVQVLTVRRLQQAGHRPLALVGGATGQIGDPRPTAERTLNDPDTVANWVSRLRAQIEPFLSFEGENAAVMVNNLDWTAGLSAIEFLRDIGKHFRVNKMLTKDSVARRLESDQGISYTEFSYQLLQGMDFLELYRRYGCTLQQGGSDQWGNLTAGLDLIHRLEPDAHVHAMATPLMVKADGTKFGKSESGAVWLDPEMTTPYAFYQFWLNVDDRDISTYMRILSFRSREELEELEAQTAERPQARAAQRALAEELTTLVHGADQCAAVIAASKALFGQGELTELDEATLAAALSELPRARVAEAGLVVDLLAETGLVASKSAARRTVKEGGAYVNNVKVTAEDAVPAAADLLHGRWLVLRRGKKNLAAVEVTG, encoded by the coding sequence GTGACGGACATCGTCGACGAACTGAAGTGGCGCGGGCTGTTCTCGCTGTCCACCGATGAAGAAGCGCTGCGCAAGGCCTTCGCGGACGGTCCCGTCACGTTCTATTGCGGCTTCGACCCGACCGCGGCCTCGCTGCACGTGGGACACCTGGTGCAGGTGCTCACCGTGCGTCGGCTCCAGCAGGCCGGGCACCGTCCGCTGGCTCTGGTCGGCGGGGCCACGGGCCAGATCGGCGACCCGCGCCCGACGGCCGAGCGCACCCTGAACGACCCGGACACGGTCGCGAACTGGGTGAGCCGGCTGCGCGCGCAGATCGAGCCGTTCCTGTCCTTCGAGGGCGAGAACGCCGCGGTCATGGTGAACAACCTGGACTGGACGGCGGGCCTGTCCGCCATCGAGTTCCTGCGGGACATCGGCAAGCACTTCCGCGTCAACAAGATGCTGACGAAGGACTCGGTGGCCCGCCGGCTGGAGTCCGACCAGGGCATCAGCTACACGGAGTTCAGCTACCAGCTGCTCCAGGGCATGGACTTCCTGGAGCTGTACCGCCGTTACGGCTGCACGCTCCAGCAGGGCGGCTCGGACCAGTGGGGCAACCTGACGGCCGGGCTCGACCTGATCCACCGCCTGGAGCCGGACGCGCACGTGCACGCCATGGCGACGCCGCTGATGGTCAAGGCGGACGGCACCAAGTTCGGGAAGTCCGAGAGCGGCGCCGTCTGGCTCGACCCGGAGATGACCACGCCGTACGCGTTCTACCAGTTCTGGCTGAACGTGGACGACCGGGACATCTCGACCTACATGCGCATCCTGTCCTTCCGGTCCCGTGAGGAGCTGGAGGAGCTGGAGGCGCAGACCGCCGAGCGGCCGCAGGCGCGTGCCGCCCAGCGGGCCCTCGCGGAGGAGCTGACCACGCTGGTGCACGGCGCCGACCAGTGCGCGGCCGTGATCGCCGCGTCGAAGGCGCTGTTCGGTCAGGGCGAGCTGACGGAGCTGGACGAGGCCACGCTGGCCGCGGCCCTGTCGGAGCTGCCGCGGGCGCGGGTCGCCGAGGCGGGACTGGTCGTGGACCTCCTCGCCGAGACGGGCCTGGTCGCCAGCAAGTCCGCGGCGCGCCGGACCGTGAAGGAGGGCGGCGCCTACGTGAACAACGTCAAGGTCACCGCCGAGGACGCGGTCCCGGCCGCGGCCGACCTCCTGCACGGACGGTGGCTGGTGCTGCGCCGCGGCAAGAAGAACCTGGCCGCGGTCGAGGTCACGGGCTGA
- a CDS encoding solute symporter family protein, translating into MTTPFDPATAPALAAGATEHRPLIITLFGLFVVATLIITVWAGRQTKGAADFYAGGRQFTGFQNGLAISGDYMSAASFLGIAGAIALFGYDGFLYSIGFLVAWLVALLLVAEPLRNSGRYTMGDVLAFRMRQRPVRTAAGTSTIVVSIFYLLAQMAGAGVLVSLLLGITSDGGKVAVVALVGVLMIVYVTIGGMKGTTWVQMVKAVLLIAGALLITLMVLIEFNFNVSELLGKAAENSGQGAKFLEPGLKYGKDATTKLDFISLGLALVLGTAGLPHILIRFYTVPTAQAARKSVNWAIGIIGAFYLMTIALGFGAAALLKRADILASNKAGNTAAPLLAQEIGGGADSTGGAILLAVISAVAFATILAVVAGLTLASSSSFAHDIYVNVIRKGQATEKEEVRAARWSTVVIGAVAIGLGALARDLNVAGLVALAFAVAASANLPTILYSLFWKRFTTQGALWSIYGGLISAVGLVLFSPVVSGKPTSMFKDADFYWFPLENPGLISIPLGFFLGWLGTVLSKEKADPAKFAELEVRSLTGTGAV; encoded by the coding sequence ATGACCACACCGTTCGACCCGGCGACGGCCCCCGCCCTCGCCGCCGGCGCCACCGAGCACCGGCCGCTGATCATCACCCTGTTCGGGCTGTTCGTCGTCGCCACCCTGATCATCACCGTCTGGGCCGGCCGCCAGACCAAGGGCGCCGCCGACTTCTACGCGGGTGGACGCCAGTTCACCGGCTTCCAGAACGGCCTCGCGATCTCCGGCGACTACATGTCCGCCGCCTCCTTCCTCGGCATCGCCGGGGCCATCGCGCTCTTCGGCTACGACGGCTTCCTCTACTCCATCGGCTTCCTGGTCGCCTGGCTCGTGGCGCTGCTGCTCGTCGCCGAACCGCTGCGCAACTCCGGCCGGTACACGATGGGCGACGTCCTGGCCTTCCGCATGCGCCAGCGGCCCGTGCGCACCGCCGCGGGCACCTCCACCATCGTGGTCTCGATCTTCTACCTGCTCGCCCAGATGGCCGGCGCGGGCGTCCTCGTCTCCCTGCTCCTGGGCATCACCAGCGACGGCGGCAAGGTGGCCGTGGTCGCGCTGGTCGGCGTACTGATGATCGTCTACGTCACGATCGGCGGAATGAAGGGCACCACCTGGGTCCAGATGGTCAAGGCGGTGCTGCTCATCGCGGGCGCCCTGCTGATCACCCTCATGGTGCTGATCGAGTTCAACTTCAACGTCTCGGAGCTGCTGGGCAAGGCCGCCGAGAACAGCGGGCAAGGGGCCAAGTTCCTGGAGCCGGGGCTCAAGTACGGCAAGGACGCGACCACCAAGCTGGACTTCATCTCCCTCGGCCTCGCCCTCGTCCTGGGCACCGCCGGCCTGCCGCACATCCTGATCCGCTTCTACACCGTCCCGACGGCGCAGGCCGCCCGCAAGTCCGTGAACTGGGCCATCGGCATCATCGGCGCCTTCTACCTGATGACCATCGCCCTCGGCTTCGGCGCCGCGGCCCTGCTCAAGCGGGCCGACATCCTGGCCTCCAACAAGGCCGGCAACACGGCGGCCCCGCTGCTCGCCCAGGAGATCGGCGGCGGCGCCGACTCCACCGGCGGCGCGATCCTGCTCGCCGTGATCTCCGCGGTCGCCTTCGCCACCATCCTCGCCGTCGTCGCGGGCCTGACCCTCGCCTCCTCCTCGTCCTTCGCACACGACATCTACGTGAACGTCATCCGCAAGGGCCAGGCCACCGAGAAGGAGGAGGTCCGCGCGGCCCGCTGGTCCACCGTGGTCATCGGAGCCGTCGCGATCGGCCTCGGCGCCCTCGCCCGCGACCTGAACGTCGCCGGCCTGGTCGCCCTCGCCTTCGCGGTCGCCGCCTCCGCCAACCTGCCGACGATCCTCTACAGCCTCTTCTGGAAGAGGTTCACCACCCAGGGCGCGCTGTGGTCCATCTACGGAGGCCTGATCTCGGCCGTCGGCCTCGTGCTCTTCTCCCCGGTGGTCTCCGGCAAGCCCACCTCGATGTTCAAGGACGCCGACTTCTACTGGTTCCCGCTGGAGAACCCGGGGCTCATCTCCATCCCGCTCGGCTTCTTCCTGGGATGGCTGGGAACCGTCCTGTCGAAGGAGAAGGCCGACCCCGCCAAGTTCGCCGAGCTGGAGGTCCGCTCCCTGACCGGAACAGGCGCTGTCTGA